From Halostella salina, one genomic window encodes:
- a CDS encoding heme-binding protein, translating to MDRRDPPPTEEGWYVLHDLRTIDWDAWREASARKQERAVDEGVEYLEGVTGVDGDDGDSAVFSVVGHKADLMLVHLRPTLDDLNALERRFEGTALAEFTERASSYVSVTEASGYTERARDYFDGEVDEDSGLAQYIQARLHPDLPDAGYVSFYPMSKRRDPEYNWYDLPFDERAEHMERHGDIGREYAGKVSQIISGSVGLDDWEWGVTLFGDDLTDVKDLLYEMRFDPSSSKFAEFGQFYVGRRFPPGDLDALLAGEQVPTDEGDDADAAGDSAVTAALDALGVDADAPDGAHGLVLRSDADAEAVREEVDGLRGNFEHYDTHILTEVHADDDGTAVVSLWETESAADTAQGFLEELPGVTDTTAGPLAGDGGADATDDEDDEGDAESIREELADLDIYAGKPHGEDVYALTLYSEADPEELQTEVDDLSDGFDRYDTHIKTAVYKAEGADPAVVSLWETESAADTASDFLADLPGIVRQAGDRADDDDTAFGTMGMFYTVKPDYREEFGDQFETVGELLADMDGHRETNLYENREDENDMFIASRWDSKEDAMAFFRSDAFGDTVEWGRDVLADRPRHVFLA from the coding sequence ATGGACCGACGCGACCCGCCGCCGACCGAAGAGGGCTGGTACGTGCTCCACGACCTCCGGACGATCGACTGGGACGCCTGGCGCGAGGCGTCCGCCCGGAAGCAGGAGCGCGCAGTCGACGAGGGCGTCGAGTATCTGGAGGGCGTCACGGGCGTCGACGGGGACGACGGCGACTCCGCCGTCTTCAGCGTCGTCGGGCACAAGGCCGACCTCATGCTCGTCCACCTGCGCCCGACGCTGGACGACCTGAACGCCCTCGAACGGCGCTTCGAGGGCACTGCCCTCGCCGAGTTCACCGAGCGCGCCAGCTCCTACGTCTCCGTCACGGAGGCATCGGGCTACACCGAGCGCGCCCGCGACTACTTCGACGGCGAAGTCGACGAGGACTCCGGCCTCGCCCAGTACATCCAGGCGCGGCTCCACCCCGACCTCCCCGACGCTGGCTACGTCAGCTTCTACCCGATGAGCAAGCGCCGGGACCCCGAGTACAACTGGTACGACCTGCCCTTCGACGAGCGTGCCGAGCACATGGAGCGCCACGGCGACATCGGCCGGGAGTACGCCGGCAAGGTGTCCCAGATCATCTCCGGCAGCGTCGGCCTGGACGACTGGGAGTGGGGGGTCACGCTGTTCGGCGACGACCTGACCGACGTGAAGGACCTGCTGTACGAGATGCGGTTCGACCCCTCCTCGTCGAAGTTCGCCGAGTTCGGCCAGTTCTACGTCGGCCGCCGGTTCCCGCCCGGCGACCTCGACGCGCTGCTGGCCGGCGAGCAGGTGCCGACCGACGAGGGCGACGACGCCGACGCCGCTGGCGACTCGGCCGTCACCGCGGCACTCGACGCGCTCGGCGTCGACGCCGACGCGCCCGACGGCGCACACGGCCTGGTCCTGCGCTCGGACGCCGACGCCGAGGCGGTCCGCGAGGAGGTCGACGGCCTCCGGGGCAACTTCGAACACTACGACACGCACATTCTGACCGAGGTCCACGCGGACGACGACGGGACGGCGGTCGTCTCGCTGTGGGAGACCGAGAGCGCCGCCGACACGGCGCAGGGCTTCCTCGAGGAACTGCCGGGCGTGACCGACACGACTGCCGGCCCGCTCGCGGGCGACGGCGGTGCCGACGCGACTGACGACGAGGACGACGAGGGCGACGCCGAGAGCATCCGCGAGGAGCTCGCGGATCTGGACATCTACGCGGGCAAGCCCCACGGCGAGGACGTGTACGCGCTGACGCTGTACTCCGAGGCCGACCCGGAGGAACTCCAGACGGAGGTCGACGACCTCTCGGACGGGTTCGACCGCTACGACACCCACATCAAAACCGCCGTCTACAAGGCCGAAGGCGCTGATCCGGCGGTCGTCTCCCTGTGGGAAACCGAGAGCGCCGCCGACACCGCCAGCGACTTCCTCGCCGACCTGCCCGGGATCGTCCGGCAGGCCGGCGACAGGGCGGACGACGACGATACCGCCTTCGGCACGATGGGGATGTTCTACACCGTCAAGCCAGACTACCGCGAGGAGTTCGGCGACCAGTTCGAGACGGTCGGCGAGCTGCTGGCCGACATGGATGGCCACCGCGAGACGAACCTCTACGAGAACCGCGAGGACGAAAACGACATGTTCATCGCCTCCCGCTGGGACTCGAAGGAGGACGCGATGGCCTTCTTCCGGAGCGACGCCTTCGGCGACACCGTCGAGTGGGGCCGCGACGTGCTCGCCGACCGACCGCGCCACGTGTTCCTGGCGTAG
- a CDS encoding aldo/keto reductase: MNYRTLGDSGVEVSEVGFGAWVVGTDWWGDRSEEQAVEMIHHALDAGVTFFDTGDVYGHGDSEELVGQALRDRRGEVTLGTKVGYDFYNNPQAGHGELPKRMDGEWIRTAVDRSLDRLGMERLDLLMLHNANVDEVDHDVLETLDELREEDVVDAVGWALGPSIGWLAEGDRAVEEEFDAVQVVFNVLEQAPGQHFLDTIRELDADTSLLPRVPHSSGLLNEQVTPETELGEGDHRAYRPDEWYETGWEKVDALRFLERDGERTMGQAAIQWLLGHDEVASVTPTFRTTDDIDEWAAAPDTPAMSDEEMARVADLHEDNFGVDRDDGMDALRSSVGGEDIEAADVEKVSAGD, from the coding sequence ATGAACTACCGAACGCTGGGCGATTCGGGCGTCGAGGTCAGCGAAGTCGGGTTCGGCGCGTGGGTCGTCGGCACGGACTGGTGGGGCGACCGCAGCGAGGAGCAGGCCGTCGAGATGATTCACCACGCGCTCGATGCGGGCGTCACGTTCTTCGACACCGGCGACGTGTACGGCCACGGCGACAGCGAGGAGCTGGTCGGCCAGGCGCTCCGTGACCGCCGCGGCGAGGTGACGCTCGGCACCAAGGTCGGCTACGACTTCTACAACAACCCGCAGGCCGGCCACGGCGAACTGCCGAAACGGATGGACGGCGAGTGGATCCGCACCGCCGTCGACCGCAGCCTCGACCGCCTCGGGATGGAGCGTCTCGACCTGCTGATGCTCCACAACGCCAACGTCGACGAGGTCGACCACGACGTGCTGGAGACGCTGGACGAACTCCGGGAGGAGGACGTTGTCGACGCGGTCGGCTGGGCGCTCGGCCCCTCCATCGGCTGGCTCGCCGAGGGCGACCGCGCGGTCGAGGAGGAGTTCGACGCCGTGCAGGTCGTGTTCAACGTGCTCGAACAGGCTCCCGGCCAGCACTTCCTCGACACCATCCGCGAACTGGACGCCGACACGAGCCTGCTCCCCCGCGTCCCCCACTCCTCGGGCCTGCTGAACGAGCAGGTCACCCCGGAGACGGAGCTGGGCGAGGGCGACCACCGCGCCTACCGCCCCGACGAGTGGTACGAGACGGGCTGGGAGAAGGTCGACGCGCTGCGCTTCCTCGAACGCGACGGCGAGCGCACGATGGGCCAGGCCGCCATCCAGTGGCTGCTCGGTCACGACGAGGTCGCCAGCGTGACGCCGACGTTCCGCACGACCGACGACATCGACGAGTGGGCCGCCGCCCCGGACACGCCGGCGATGAGCGACGAGGAGATGGCCCGCGTCGCCGACCTCCACGAGGACAACTTCGGAGTCGACCGCGACGACGGGATGGACGCCCTCCGGTCGTCGGTCGGCGGCGAGGACATCGAGGCGGCAGACGTGGAGAAGGTGAGCGCCGGCGACTGA
- a CDS encoding PadR family transcriptional regulator produces MRKSGPPKGLISYVVLELLAEKPRYGYEILKEIEEISGGHWEPSYGSVYPILYKFEEKGWAERIEREDEPDRKYFELTDDGREELTEKREESADKAKEFADVILGFYHVYVGFATDDRFDVPPVENAWRFDEEFSAWIVEQMIRHHEHYFDEFDRIEETPEAFNERHGIDPD; encoded by the coding sequence ATGCGGAAGAGCGGTCCGCCGAAAGGCCTGATCTCGTACGTCGTGCTCGAACTGCTGGCGGAGAAACCGCGGTACGGATACGAGATTCTAAAGGAGATAGAGGAGATAAGCGGCGGCCACTGGGAGCCGTCGTACGGCTCCGTCTACCCCATTCTCTACAAGTTCGAAGAGAAGGGCTGGGCCGAGCGCATCGAGCGAGAGGACGAACCCGACCGCAAGTACTTCGAACTCACCGACGACGGCCGCGAGGAACTGACCGAGAAGCGCGAGGAGAGCGCCGACAAGGCAAAGGAGTTCGCCGACGTGATCCTCGGGTTCTACCACGTGTACGTCGGCTTCGCCACCGACGACCGGTTCGACGTGCCGCCCGTCGAGAACGCCTGGCGGTTCGACGAGGAGTTCAGCGCCTGGATCGTCGAGCAGATGATCCGCCATCACGAACACTACTTCGACGAGTTCGACCGGATCGAGGAGACGCCCGAGGCGTTCAACGAGCGCCACGGGATCGACCCCGACTGA
- a CDS encoding PAS domain-containing sensor histidine kinase, whose product MDGLAPVEAKQLLDQLGQSSPDCIYLTGPDWSETLYVSDAFEDIWGLSRERVYDDPTNFLDGVHPDDRERVREAMMEMANEESTELEYRVNPDEEYGRWVWAYGEPIYEDGEMVSTGGFVRDITEQRRRREERERKREKLEMLNQVVRHDLRNEMQIVRGRAEMLADHVDDEGADHLDDILLSVTEAIELTTTARDLTNTMLEDGPERRPVSVTDVVGSAVETVRAKHDRVAITAYGLGQNVRVSADDMLESVFHNLLQNAVVHNDTDLPEIAVAVAVRDGVALVTVADNGPSVPDDRKEVIFGRGEKGLESPGTGLGLYLARTLVEGYGGEIWVEDNGNQGSVFNVALPLADA is encoded by the coding sequence ATGGACGGACTGGCCCCCGTCGAGGCGAAACAGCTGCTCGACCAACTCGGACAGAGTAGCCCCGACTGCATCTACCTGACCGGCCCGGACTGGTCTGAGACGCTGTACGTCAGCGACGCCTTCGAGGACATCTGGGGACTGTCGCGAGAGCGCGTGTACGACGATCCGACGAACTTCCTCGACGGCGTCCACCCGGACGACCGCGAGCGCGTCCGGGAGGCGATGATGGAGATGGCTAACGAGGAATCCACGGAACTGGAGTACCGCGTCAACCCCGACGAGGAGTACGGTCGGTGGGTGTGGGCCTACGGCGAGCCGATCTACGAGGACGGCGAGATGGTCAGCACCGGCGGGTTCGTCCGCGACATCACCGAGCAGCGGCGGCGGCGCGAGGAGCGGGAGCGAAAGCGGGAGAAGCTGGAGATGCTGAACCAGGTGGTCCGCCACGACCTCCGCAACGAGATGCAGATCGTTCGCGGGCGGGCCGAGATGCTGGCGGACCACGTCGACGACGAGGGTGCGGACCATCTCGACGACATCCTGCTGTCGGTGACGGAGGCGATCGAACTCACGACGACCGCTCGGGACCTCACCAACACGATGCTCGAGGACGGTCCCGAGCGCCGGCCGGTGTCGGTGACCGACGTGGTCGGGTCGGCGGTCGAGACGGTCCGTGCGAAACACGACCGCGTCGCGATCACCGCCTACGGTCTCGGACAGAACGTACGGGTCAGCGCGGACGACATGCTCGAATCCGTCTTCCACAACCTCCTGCAGAACGCGGTCGTCCACAACGACACCGACCTCCCCGAGATCGCGGTCGCGGTCGCGGTCCGCGACGGCGTCGCCCTCGTGACGGTCGCGGACAACGGCCCGTCGGTGCCCGACGACCGGAAGGAGGTGATCTTCGGGCGCGGCGAGAAGGGGCTGGAGAGCCCGGGGACGGGGCTCGGTCTCTATCTCGCACGGACGCTGGTCGAGGGGTACGGCGGCGAGATATGGGTCGAGGACAACGGGAATCAGGGGAGCGTGTTCAACGTCGCGCTCCCGCTGGCCGACGCCTGA
- the pyrH gene encoding UMP kinase → MKVVVSIGGSVLAPDLGSERVSEHAAVIEALADEGCSVGAVVGGGGVAREYIGTARDLGANEIQLDQIGIDVTRLNARLLIAALGGDAVPAPAEDYEEAGEAMRRGDICVMGGVTPAQTTDAVSAALAEYVNADLLVYATSVPGVFSADPNETDDAQQYAQLSAGELVDVIADLDMNAGSSAPVDLLAAKIIERSGVRTVVLDGTDPSRIAAAVRYGDHEGTDVVPEGAGDEPTYWAEG, encoded by the coding sequence ATGAAAGTGGTCGTTTCTATCGGCGGGAGCGTGCTCGCGCCCGACCTCGGGTCGGAGCGGGTCAGCGAGCACGCGGCCGTCATCGAGGCGCTCGCCGACGAGGGGTGTTCGGTCGGCGCGGTCGTCGGGGGCGGCGGCGTCGCCCGCGAGTACATCGGGACAGCGCGGGATCTGGGGGCCAACGAGATCCAGCTGGACCAGATCGGTATCGACGTGACGCGGCTGAACGCGCGCCTGCTCATCGCGGCGCTGGGTGGCGACGCGGTGCCCGCGCCGGCCGAGGACTACGAGGAGGCCGGCGAGGCGATGCGCCGCGGCGACATCTGCGTGATGGGCGGCGTGACGCCGGCACAGACGACCGACGCCGTCAGCGCGGCGCTGGCGGAGTACGTCAACGCCGACCTGCTCGTGTACGCGACGAGCGTCCCCGGCGTGTTCAGCGCCGATCCGAACGAGACCGACGACGCCCAGCAGTACGCGCAGCTGTCCGCGGGCGAACTGGTCGACGTGATCGCCGACCTGGACATGAACGCCGGCAGCTCCGCGCCGGTCGACCTGCTCGCCGCGAAGATCATCGAGCGCTCCGGCGTCCGCACGGTCGTCCTCGACGGCACCGACCCGTCGCGGATCGCGGCGGCGGTCCGCTACGGCGACCACGAGGGGACCGACGTGGTCCCCGAGGGTGCGGGCGACGAGCCGACGTACTGGGCCGAGGGATGA
- a CDS encoding site-2 protease family protein has product MSTLTWVLAGIVAYWLVVLLLRRRGLLPDYVGTQGPIMTLHTKRGRDFLDWAAGPKRFWRAWSNFGIGIALVLMVGSFLFLLFGAFTALQQTETTAANQPRNVLVIPGVNDFLPLAVAPEIVTGLAVGLIVHEGGHGLLCRVEDIEIDSMGLALLAIIPVGAFVEPDEESQRSVDRGGRTRMFAAGVTNNFAVTVIAFALLFGPVVGSIGVASGAAVGGSLQGSPAKAADIGYGDRITAVEGQPIESNGDLTAVLDNESAREVTVEVNGEDRRTVSRSVLVTGVLPDGPVDIDRGATIRAVNGTPVYTERAFDDAVAERAVVRATVAENDTVRNVTFPVGAYAQVAGDGPLAGTEASAGDELVIVRLNDDRITSLSDLTDWLDDTSPGDEVRMVAYRGGERVTYNVTLAEHPRDDTGFIGITRLATGTTGLTVSDFGIREYPAGQFLGLLGGDGGDAIPLLSGPVASFFGKVVFTLFMPLGSLAGFAFPFAGFTNPVTNFYVVEGPLAFLGGGVFALANVLFWTGWINVQLGFFNCIPAFPLDGGRILRTSTEAVVSRLPLESSHELTRTVTTTVGMTMFVAFLLLVFGPQLVAG; this is encoded by the coding sequence ATGAGTACGCTGACGTGGGTGCTCGCCGGCATCGTCGCCTACTGGCTGGTGGTGTTGCTGCTGCGACGCCGCGGCCTGCTGCCCGACTACGTCGGCACGCAGGGGCCGATCATGACCCTCCACACGAAGCGCGGCCGTGACTTCCTCGACTGGGCCGCCGGCCCGAAGCGGTTCTGGCGCGCCTGGTCGAACTTCGGGATCGGGATCGCCCTCGTGTTGATGGTCGGCTCGTTCCTGTTCCTGCTGTTTGGCGCGTTCACGGCGCTCCAGCAGACGGAGACGACGGCGGCCAACCAGCCCCGGAACGTGCTGGTCATCCCCGGCGTCAACGACTTCCTCCCGCTGGCGGTCGCCCCGGAGATCGTCACCGGGCTCGCGGTCGGCCTCATCGTCCACGAGGGCGGCCACGGCCTGCTCTGTCGCGTTGAGGACATCGAGATCGACTCGATGGGACTGGCCCTGCTCGCCATCATCCCCGTCGGCGCGTTCGTCGAACCCGACGAGGAGAGCCAGCGGTCGGTCGACCGCGGCGGCCGGACGCGGATGTTCGCCGCCGGCGTCACCAACAACTTCGCCGTGACGGTGATCGCCTTCGCGCTCCTGTTCGGTCCGGTGGTGGGCTCTATCGGCGTCGCCTCCGGCGCGGCGGTCGGCGGGAGCCTTCAGGGGTCCCCGGCGAAGGCGGCCGACATCGGCTACGGCGACCGGATCACGGCGGTCGAGGGACAGCCCATCGAGTCGAACGGCGACCTCACGGCCGTCCTCGACAACGAGAGCGCGCGGGAGGTGACGGTGGAGGTCAACGGCGAGGACCGCCGGACGGTCAGTCGTTCGGTGCTCGTCACCGGCGTCCTCCCCGACGGGCCCGTGGACATCGACCGCGGCGCGACGATACGCGCCGTCAACGGGACGCCGGTGTACACGGAGCGTGCCTTCGACGATGCGGTCGCCGAACGGGCGGTCGTCCGCGCCACAGTCGCGGAGAACGACACGGTCCGGAACGTCACGTTCCCCGTCGGCGCGTACGCACAGGTCGCCGGGGACGGGCCGCTCGCCGGCACCGAGGCCAGCGCCGGCGACGAACTCGTCATCGTCCGGCTGAACGACGACCGGATCACCTCGCTCTCGGACCTGACCGACTGGCTGGACGACACGTCGCCCGGCGACGAGGTCAGGATGGTCGCCTACCGGGGCGGCGAGCGCGTGACGTACAACGTCACGCTGGCGGAGCATCCCCGTGACGACACGGGCTTTATCGGCATCACGCGGCTGGCAACCGGAACGACCGGGCTCACGGTCAGCGACTTCGGCATCCGGGAGTATCCGGCCGGCCAGTTCCTCGGCCTGCTCGGCGGCGACGGCGGTGATGCGATCCCGCTGCTCTCCGGCCCGGTCGCCTCCTTCTTCGGCAAGGTCGTCTTCACCCTGTTCATGCCGCTGGGGTCGCTCGCCGGCTTCGCGTTCCCCTTCGCGGGCTTTACGAACCCGGTGACGAACTTCTACGTCGTCGAGGGGCCGCTCGCCTTCCTCGGCGGCGGCGTGTTCGCGCTCGCGAACGTGCTGTTCTGGACCGGCTGGATCAACGTCCAGCTCGGCTTCTTCAACTGTATCCCGGCGTTCCCGCTGGACGGCGGGCGGATCCTCCGGACGAGCACGGAGGCGGTCGTCTCCAGACTCCCCCTGGAGTCGTCCCACGAACTCACCCGGACGGTGACGACCACGGTGGGGATGACGATGTTCGTCGCGTTCCTGCTGCTGGTGTTCGGGCCGCAGCTCGTGGCCGGGTAG
- the lysS gene encoding lysine--tRNA ligase codes for MSDARDPYTLQGAEGRHAFWADAIADEIEARDPDEPIVIKGGISPSGVPHLGNVNEIMRGYVVAEALRDRGHEVRQVFTADDRDPLRKLPRTLADLDGNLVDLGEVDAGALGRNLGRPYTDIPDPFGCCDSYGDHFSSLIAESADLLDVPLDVVSNTDLYESGEFADATRTVLDRADRAREVLAQYQDKVDGEYVPFNPICADCGKITETVTAVDVEAGTVDYVCTDMEAGDRTIEGCGHEGTATFREGKLPWRFEWPAQWELLGVDFEPFGKDHAEGSWPSGEEIAREVFEFEPPVPMTYEWFTLNGEPFSSSEGNVILVSDVLELLEPEVLRYFFTKDPTTARDFDVERLDQLVDEFDAVEAAYFGEGDADEDERAFAERAYPIAVDGAATAASPERASGRADDVREDRIRLPYTFAAVLGMTDDPDLREEIARREGHIPDDAPDWAVEDALARVERARNWARRTDNAFNYELKRREMPDVDLDDATAAALDDLADFVEDEDDPEAIQGEIYETAKRHDVPVGDFFSVGYRLFFDEDQGPKLGPFLAKLDRTFVLERLRRER; via the coding sequence ATGAGTGACGCGCGCGACCCGTACACGCTCCAGGGGGCCGAGGGGCGACACGCGTTCTGGGCCGACGCGATCGCGGACGAGATAGAAGCTCGCGACCCCGACGAGCCGATCGTCATCAAGGGCGGTATCTCGCCGTCCGGCGTTCCCCATCTGGGCAACGTCAACGAGATCATGCGGGGCTACGTCGTCGCCGAGGCGCTCCGCGACCGCGGCCACGAGGTCCGGCAGGTGTTCACCGCCGACGACCGCGACCCGCTCCGAAAGCTCCCCCGGACGCTCGCCGACCTGGACGGGAACCTCGTCGACCTGGGGGAGGTCGACGCCGGCGCGCTCGGGCGCAACCTCGGGCGGCCGTACACGGACATCCCCGACCCCTTCGGCTGCTGTGACTCCTACGGCGACCACTTCTCGTCGCTGATCGCCGAGAGCGCCGACCTGCTGGATGTCCCCCTCGACGTCGTGTCGAACACTGACCTGTACGAGTCCGGCGAGTTCGCGGACGCAACCCGGACCGTCCTTGACCGCGCGGACCGCGCCCGCGAGGTGCTCGCGCAGTACCAGGACAAGGTCGACGGGGAGTACGTGCCGTTCAACCCCATCTGCGCGGACTGCGGGAAGATCACCGAGACGGTGACCGCGGTCGACGTCGAAGCAGGAACCGTCGACTACGTCTGCACCGACATGGAGGCCGGCGACCGGACGATCGAGGGCTGTGGCCACGAGGGCACCGCGACGTTCCGCGAGGGGAAGCTCCCGTGGCGGTTCGAGTGGCCCGCCCAGTGGGAGCTGCTCGGCGTCGACTTCGAGCCGTTCGGCAAGGACCACGCCGAAGGGTCCTGGCCCAGCGGCGAGGAGATCGCCCGCGAGGTGTTCGAGTTCGAGCCGCCGGTCCCGATGACCTACGAGTGGTTCACCCTCAACGGCGAGCCGTTCTCCTCCTCCGAGGGGAACGTCATCCTCGTCTCGGACGTGCTGGAACTGCTGGAACCCGAAGTTCTCCGGTACTTCTTCACGAAGGACCCGACGACTGCCCGGGACTTCGACGTGGAGCGGCTCGACCAGCTGGTCGACGAGTTCGACGCCGTCGAGGCGGCGTACTTCGGCGAGGGCGACGCCGACGAGGACGAACGCGCGTTCGCGGAGCGGGCGTACCCGATCGCGGTCGACGGGGCGGCTACCGCCGCCAGTCCGGAGCGCGCCAGCGGGCGCGCGGACGACGTCCGCGAGGACCGGATCCGCCTGCCGTACACGTTCGCGGCGGTGCTGGGCATGACTGACGACCCCGACCTCCGCGAGGAGATCGCACGGCGAGAGGGCCACATCCCGGACGACGCGCCCGACTGGGCCGTCGAGGACGCGCTGGCCCGCGTCGAGCGCGCCCGCAACTGGGCGCGCCGTACGGACAACGCCTTCAACTACGAACTCAAGCGCCGCGAGATGCCCGACGTGGATCTGGACGACGCCACCGCCGCGGCGCTCGACGACCTCGCCGACTTCGTCGAGGACGAGGACGACCCCGAGGCGATCCAGGGGGAGATCTACGAGACGGCGAAACGTCACGACGTTCCGGTCGGCGACTTCTTCTCCGTCGGCTACCGGCTGTTCTTCGACGAGGACCAGGGGCCGAAGCTCGGTCCGTTCCTGGCGAAGCTGGACCGGACGTTCGTGCTGGAGCGGCTCCGCCGCGAGCGCTGA
- a CDS encoding acyltransferase: protein MTKRHVSLPAEADEGVTAFIEEVDERLSGDEDTCTVVQDVLVDLYGDREAYERWQSGKDVSNAERVRLQGYDPCNATLESEYYAEKDEERFERSKHLQWLWRQFDATPMADNVEFALRFRRMLADHLFDDCGENCRFFKGITFTYGHNITVGDNVVVHDDVHLDDRGKLTVGDRVSISDGVHVYSHDHDVVDQTEVRNYHTVIEDDARVTYDAMVRAGNRVGRNAVVGARGVVQSDVPAHHIAVGMPAKSIKVKPGWEDEAVPLEGANENRQEERRIEYDLDDGIDVFDEFDRNLSPPGQR from the coding sequence ATGACGAAGCGACACGTCTCGCTCCCGGCGGAGGCGGACGAGGGGGTCACGGCGTTCATCGAGGAGGTCGACGAGCGGCTGTCCGGCGACGAGGACACCTGCACCGTCGTGCAGGACGTGCTGGTCGACCTCTACGGGGACCGCGAGGCGTACGAGCGCTGGCAGTCCGGCAAGGACGTGTCCAACGCCGAGCGCGTCCGCCTGCAGGGGTACGATCCGTGCAACGCGACGCTGGAGTCGGAGTACTACGCCGAGAAGGACGAGGAGCGCTTCGAGCGCTCGAAACACCTCCAGTGGCTCTGGCGGCAGTTCGACGCGACGCCGATGGCGGACAACGTCGAGTTCGCGCTGCGCTTCCGCCGGATGCTCGCCGACCACCTGTTCGACGACTGTGGGGAGAACTGCCGCTTCTTCAAGGGGATCACGTTCACCTACGGCCACAACATCACGGTCGGCGACAACGTGGTCGTCCACGACGACGTGCATCTGGACGACCGCGGGAAACTCACGGTCGGCGACCGCGTCTCGATCAGCGACGGCGTCCACGTGTACAGCCACGACCACGACGTGGTCGACCAGACCGAAGTGCGCAACTACCACACGGTCATCGAGGACGACGCCCGCGTCACCTACGACGCGATGGTGCGGGCCGGCAACAGGGTCGGCCGGAACGCCGTCGTCGGCGCGCGCGGCGTCGTCCAGTCCGACGTGCCGGCCCACCACATCGCCGTCGGGATGCCGGCAAAGAGCATCAAGGTCAAGCCGGGCTGGGAGGACGAAGCGGTTCCGCTGGAGGGAGCGAACGAGAACCGCCAGGAGGAGCGCCGCATCGAGTACGACCTGGACGACGGGATCGACGTGTTCGACGAGTTCGACCGGAACCTGTCGCCGCCGGGTCAGCGGTAG
- a CDS encoding HVO_2922 family protein, producing MGENTVSVSATLEVEVDENELELASAGDGTVTTDLSAPGVDGVLRVDAETVAAAVEDAVGSDERESPPDVDRAVEGVDLAERAEGTADAQTDREPADALPADPFADEQPTVEESKARFELYRDRAGDWRWRLRHDNGNVIADGGQGYSSRRNAEQGLRSVQANAPGGEVELVPE from the coding sequence ATGGGTGAGAACACGGTCAGCGTCTCGGCGACGCTTGAGGTCGAAGTCGACGAGAACGAACTCGAACTGGCCTCGGCGGGGGACGGGACGGTGACGACGGACCTCTCGGCCCCGGGCGTCGACGGCGTGTTGCGGGTCGACGCGGAAACGGTCGCGGCCGCGGTCGAGGACGCCGTCGGGAGCGACGAGCGTGAATCGCCGCCGGACGTCGACCGGGCGGTCGAGGGGGTCGACCTCGCCGAGCGCGCCGAGGGGACGGCCGACGCACAGACCGACCGCGAGCCGGCGGATGCGCTTCCGGCGGACCCGTTCGCCGACGAACAGCCGACCGTCGAGGAGTCGAAGGCGCGGTTCGAACTGTACCGCGACCGGGCGGGGGACTGGCGCTGGCGGCTCCGCCACGACAACGGCAACGTCATCGCCGACGGCGGGCAGGGCTACTCCTCGAGGCGGAACGCCGAGCAGGGGCTCCGGAGCGTGCAGGCAAACGCACCCGGCGGCGAGGTGGAACTGGTCCCGGAGTGA
- a CDS encoding molybdopterin synthase translates to MNVVGVVGPSDSGKTTLVERLVARLRDEGRVATVKHLTHAPDVDTEGKDTARHRAAGAAETYGITDDDGWFATGDDRGLTATLDDLAADHDYAVVEGFSDADLPQVVLGGRDHRGAAVATGETADDVDPDAVVAALDDVEPYESLGSLVAEAKRSPDAEKAGAIATFTGRVRAKEHDDDDPTEALEFEKYEGVAQERLDALRAELEARDGVHEVLMHHRTGTIEYGEDIVFVVVLAGHREEAFETVEDGIDRLKEDVPIFKKEVTVGDEFWVHQR, encoded by the coding sequence ATGAACGTAGTCGGTGTCGTCGGGCCCTCCGACAGCGGGAAGACGACGCTGGTTGAGCGGCTGGTCGCACGGCTCCGGGACGAGGGGCGAGTCGCGACGGTCAAGCACCTGACCCACGCCCCGGACGTGGACACCGAGGGGAAAGACACCGCGCGCCACCGCGCCGCCGGTGCGGCCGAGACGTACGGGATCACCGACGACGACGGGTGGTTTGCAACGGGCGACGACCGGGGACTCACGGCGACGCTGGACGACCTCGCGGCGGACCACGACTACGCGGTCGTCGAGGGGTTCAGCGATGCCGACCTGCCGCAGGTCGTGCTCGGCGGGCGCGACCACCGCGGGGCGGCCGTGGCGACCGGCGAAACGGCCGACGACGTGGACCCCGACGCCGTCGTCGCGGCGCTCGACGACGTGGAGCCGTACGAGTCGCTCGGCTCGCTCGTCGCCGAGGCGAAACGGTCACCGGACGCCGAGAAGGCCGGTGCGATAGCGACGTTCACTGGCCGCGTCCGGGCAAAAGAGCACGACGACGACGACCCGACCGAGGCGCTGGAGTTCGAGAAGTACGAGGGCGTCGCCCAGGAACGACTCGACGCACTCCGTGCGGAACTGGAGGCCCGCGACGGCGTCCACGAGGTGCTCATGCACCACCGGACGGGCACCATCGAGTACGGCGAGGACATCGTCTTCGTGGTCGTGCTCGCGGGCCACCGCGAAGAGGCGTTCGAGACGGTCGAGGACGGCATCGACCGGCTCAAGGAGGACGTGCCGATCTTCAAGAAGGAGGTGACTGTGGGGGACGAGTTCTGGGTCCACCAGCGGTGA